DNA from Fibrobacter sp. UWH6:
TGCGTACGCGTTGCCAACATGGGCGCCGCCAACAGCCGTATCGACTTCGGCCGCGAATCCAAGGAAGGCGCAGACGACCGTTTTGCCCATCCTAGCGAAATGCCCGTCGGCCTCCCCTGGAACCAGTACCCCTTTGGCGGTATCTATGGCGATGTAAGCCTGGTTCTCGGTACTGCAGCCTTCATTTCTGACGTTCACGTGGAACCGGACCTGGACCAGGACCGCATCGCCTGCGAAGTCAGCTTCAACAACCCCCGTGGCTTCCAGACCCGTCTCCGCGTTCTCATGAAGAATCCGGCAGGCGAAGTCTACGAACACTTCATCAATAACATCAAGCTGGACAAGGAAAACGCCACCCAGCGCTACGTGTTCGAAGTGAAGGAACTGAAGAGAGACAAGTTCCAGTGGAGCCCCGACCACCCCAACGTTTTCGCCATCGAATTCCAGATGGAAATCAAGGCCGCCAAGGAAAAGGACGGCAAGGAAATCAAGCGTCCCGAATATGCCTTCCCCGTCGTCCGCACCTTCGGCTTCCGCAAGTTCGACTGCCTTAAGGGCGACTATTACCTGAACGACCAGATTCTCAAGATCCAGGGCGTCAGCTACAACCAGCAGTGGAGCGAAGGCGGTCTCTGGACCGACAACAACCCCAAGTTGGAAAAGGACCTGATGGCCGTCAAGGAAGCAGGCTTCAACGCCATCCGTTCTTGCGGCGCACCTCTGACCGAGGCAGCCCTGAACATCTGCGACAAGATCGGTTTGATCGTCTTCCAGGAATTCCCCATCCACACCATGCGTTCCACCCCCCAGGGTCTGGAAATCGCCAAGAAGCTGATTAACGACCTGATCAAGGAACAGCACAACCACCCCTGTATCGGTGTGTGGGTCCTGGGTTCCGAAAACGGCACCTTCCTGCTGCAGAACGGCAACAAGATGCTGAACGCCATCGGCCCCGTAGACATGACCCGCCCGGTAATCAGCAACCTGAACAGTATCTACCTGGATAACGAAGGCAACTTCCGCAAGGATACCGGCAAGCTCCTGCCCGTTACCGTAGACCGCATTTCTGCTTACGCAACGCTCCGCGTGAACCCCCGCATGAGCCCCAGCGCCACCTACACCCACTACCTGGCCCACAGCTTCGACCGCGACAACGAAGAGCTGATGGTTCCGGATGCAGGTCTTGGCGACGCTCACTTCCAGGACGAAGAAGAAAACGTAGCACAGGATATCTCCAACAAGATGCTGGTGACCCTGAAGAACCACACCCTTCTTCCCAAGGATGCAACCACCATCAAGGGTCCCCGTTGCACCAAGAACCAGAAGGCCGTCAAGACTTTCGTCAAGTCCATCGAAAACTTTGTGGAAAGCGACCTTTCTGTATGGAAGTCTTACAGGGACTTCTGCAGCGACGTAAACGGCATTGGCCTCAAGAGCAAGCTGGACCAGGTCAGCGCCTTCCAGAGCAACCCCCAGATTTCCGGTTTCTTCCTGGATCAGTGGGCAGACTGCAGCACCGACTTCTGCGGTATCAATGACGAAAACCGCGTAAGCAAGGGCTTCGAAGATTTCACCAAGGAAATCACCACCCCCAGCCGCGCTCTTGTCAGCGAACTGGAACACGTGGTCGCCCCCCAGAGCGAAATCAGCTTCCAGATTACCCTCCTGAACAACAAGCGTCTCGAAGAAGTTTCTGTAGAAGTCAAGCTGCTGGACGCCAAGGGCAAGGAAATTTCTAGCCAGACTATGGAACCGGAAGAACCGGCCGGCAAGACCAGCTTGACTCAGCTGGGCATCTGCACCATGATGGCCCCCCGCAATGAGGGCAAGTACCAGCTGCAGATTACCCTGCTGGACAACGGCAACACCATCCATACGTCTACAGAAGACTTGATCGTTATCGACCAGGCCGATGTACGTTCCGCCATGAAGAAGGTCTGCTTCCTGGACGAAAGCGAAGAATCCAGCGACGCACTGGCCGCACTCTCCGGCAAGGAACCCATCATCTTTACCGCAAACCTCAGCTCCTGGCCCGATGAAATTCTGGACAAGCTAATCGACGTGGTCAAGAACGGCGGCAAGACCTTGCTGCTTTCTGACATGACCCAGGACGACATCGACTTCCTGAACCAGAGCCACCATTTCGACAGCAACATTGAATCTCACTGGAGCACCGGTGCCAACGAAATGAGCCTCCACTACCTGCCCAAGGGTTCCGCCCTGGCATCCGTATTTGGAGAAACCGCAGTTCTGGACCACAACGCCGCAGCGGTTATGCCCAGCATTTCCCTGAACGAACTGCCCGGCGCACAGGTGTTCGCACGTTCCGTCTCCCTGAAGGAAGGCGAAGTGAAGACCGGTTGCGACCTGCAGCTCTACCCCTTCGGTAAGGGTAAGATCATGTTCAACCAGTTCAACGTCTTCGAAGGTCTTGAAACCAACGCCCTCGCCGACGCACTGTTCACCAAGATCGTGGAACTGCTGTAATAGCGAAAAGCAAACAGGTTAAAGCTAAAAGGCCGCGGATACACTCCGCGGTCTTTTATTTTATATAAAATTAGCGGGACCGACCCGCTTACCTATAAATAAAAAAGACTCGGTGCCTTATGAGAGAGAAGGCAAGCACCGAGTCTAAACACCCAAGTCCGATACCCTGGCGACTACCCGTTAATGTCGCGAGTAAAAACAAACCTGTATTGATTTCAAAGTATACTTTTTTACTACAAAAAGCAAGCAGTTTTCCCAAAATTCCAAGCGAAGAATATTCCAACTTGGACGATGGCCGTCGCGATAGCTATATTTACAGCATGAACACTGTCGATTTAGAGAAATATTCCGACCTTCTGGCCCAAAACGCCCGCAAGGCAAGCAAGAAAATCCGCACCCTCAGCGCAGAGACCCGCAGTAAGGTTCTGGCCCGCGTGGCAGAACTGCTCCGCGCAAGCAAGCCGGAAATTCTCGCCGCAAACAAGCTGGACACCGACGCCGCCCAGGGTAAGATTAGCGACTCCATGCTGGACCGTCTGACTTTGAATGACGCCCGCATCGAATCCATGGCCAAGGGTGCCGAAGAGATCGCCGCCTTCGCTGACCCGCTGAACAAGGTTCTGGAAGCCCGCGAACTGAAGAACGGAATCAAGATCAGCCGCGTGGCAGTGCCTATCGGCTCCGTGTTCTTTATTTTCGAAAGCCGCCCCAACGTGACCATCGACGGGGCATGCCTCTGCTTTAAGGCGGGAAACGCCGTGATTCTCCGTGGCGGCAAGGAATCCATCAACAGCGCTAAGTGTCTGGCTGATATCTTCCGCAAGGCCCTCACCGAAAATGGCGTTGACGAAGATGCCGTCCAGCTGGTAACGGAATCCAGCCACGACTTGGTCAGCATGCTGTTGCAGCGCAACGACTGCATAGACCTGGTGATTCCCCGCGGTGGCGAACGCCTGATCCGCGCCGTTGTGGACCAGAGCAAGATTCCTGTCATCAAGCACTTTAACGGTATCTGCCACGTTTATGTGGACAAGTCCGCCGACATCGCAAAGGCAGAGAACATCCTGATCAACGCCAAGACACAGCGCACCGGCGTATGCAACGCCATGGAATGCGTCCTGTTTGACAAGGCCCTCCCCTCCTCCGACGTGAAGCGTCTTGTGGAAGCCCTCACCAGCCGCGGCGTAGAACTGTTCGGTAACGCCGACGCCCAGAAGCGTCTGGAAGGCATCACCAACGTCACCGATATCGGCGACGAAGCCAACTACCACACCGAATACCTGGCATTGAAGGCCAGCGTCAAGTTCGTTGAAAATGTAGAAGAAGCCGCCGACCATATCGAAAAGTACAGCAGCCGCCACACCGAAGCCGTGGTTGCCGAAGACACAAGCGTGCAGGACTACTTTGTGGCCAACGTGGATTCCAGCAGCGTCATGGTGAACGCCAGCACCCGTTTTGCAGACGGCGGCGAATACGGCCTTGGCGCCGAAGTGGGCATTTCCACCGACAAGCTCCACGCCCGTGGCCCCATGGGCGTTGAAAGCCTCTGCACCTACAAGTGGGTGCTCCGTGGCGAAGGCCAAGTCCGCGGTTAATAGCAAACGTCATTCTGAGCGAAGATGCAAAAGCATCGAAGCGAAGAATCCAAAAAAAAAGGATTCAAAATGAAATTTGAAGATATCATGAAA
Protein-coding regions in this window:
- a CDS encoding glycoside hydrolase family 2 protein, with product MSKIMSLNGDWQMLWDTEDTGISNRWYATYPANTETVQVPHVWERAFDKFLMSQDCAYYFKRFTIEDEKQVTKRIFLHFDRIATHATVWLNGKLLGTHFGAYTPFEFETQKALKIGEENVLCVRVANMGAANSRIDFGRESKEGADDRFAHPSEMPVGLPWNQYPFGGIYGDVSLVLGTAAFISDVHVEPDLDQDRIACEVSFNNPRGFQTRLRVLMKNPAGEVYEHFINNIKLDKENATQRYVFEVKELKRDKFQWSPDHPNVFAIEFQMEIKAAKEKDGKEIKRPEYAFPVVRTFGFRKFDCLKGDYYLNDQILKIQGVSYNQQWSEGGLWTDNNPKLEKDLMAVKEAGFNAIRSCGAPLTEAALNICDKIGLIVFQEFPIHTMRSTPQGLEIAKKLINDLIKEQHNHPCIGVWVLGSENGTFLLQNGNKMLNAIGPVDMTRPVISNLNSIYLDNEGNFRKDTGKLLPVTVDRISAYATLRVNPRMSPSATYTHYLAHSFDRDNEELMVPDAGLGDAHFQDEEENVAQDISNKMLVTLKNHTLLPKDATTIKGPRCTKNQKAVKTFVKSIENFVESDLSVWKSYRDFCSDVNGIGLKSKLDQVSAFQSNPQISGFFLDQWADCSTDFCGINDENRVSKGFEDFTKEITTPSRALVSELEHVVAPQSEISFQITLLNNKRLEEVSVEVKLLDAKGKEISSQTMEPEEPAGKTSLTQLGICTMMAPRNEGKYQLQITLLDNGNTIHTSTEDLIVIDQADVRSAMKKVCFLDESEESSDALAALSGKEPIIFTANLSSWPDEILDKLIDVVKNGGKTLLLSDMTQDDIDFLNQSHHFDSNIESHWSTGANEMSLHYLPKGSALASVFGETAVLDHNAAAVMPSISLNELPGAQVFARSVSLKEGEVKTGCDLQLYPFGKGKIMFNQFNVFEGLETNALADALFTKIVELL
- a CDS encoding glutamate-5-semialdehyde dehydrogenase; protein product: MNTVDLEKYSDLLAQNARKASKKIRTLSAETRSKVLARVAELLRASKPEILAANKLDTDAAQGKISDSMLDRLTLNDARIESMAKGAEEIAAFADPLNKVLEARELKNGIKISRVAVPIGSVFFIFESRPNVTIDGACLCFKAGNAVILRGGKESINSAKCLADIFRKALTENGVDEDAVQLVTESSHDLVSMLLQRNDCIDLVIPRGGERLIRAVVDQSKIPVIKHFNGICHVYVDKSADIAKAENILINAKTQRTGVCNAMECVLFDKALPSSDVKRLVEALTSRGVELFGNADAQKRLEGITNVTDIGDEANYHTEYLALKASVKFVENVEEAADHIEKYSSRHTEAVVAEDTSVQDYFVANVDSSSVMVNASTRFADGGEYGLGAEVGISTDKLHARGPMGVESLCTYKWVLRGEGQVRG